The genomic segment ACTGCAAAGAATATCGCAAGTATGCCGACCCCTCGGCTGGATATTTATCGGCCCACGATTTTGCGCTGGAAAACCACGATTTGGCTCGGGAGTATCCGATCTTTCGTGAGAAATTTGATGGGATCTGCGAGCGCTTTTTTACCGAGCTGGCAAGCCTTGACAGTGTATTGTTTTTCCTGAGTGTAGCCATGGAAGAGCATGCCGACTGGCAATTCGAAACGCCCGACGAAATCTTGTCTAACACACTGGCTTTAAAAGCAACGCTTGAGCAGGTGTGTCCAAACGCAAAAGTGGGCCTGCTGGTGGCAACCTTTCACGATGAGCTTTCTGAACACAGCCGTCCCGGATTGGCATTTACCCGCAAGTACACTTTTGACAATGATGAACCCTGGATGGAAGGGCGTGAACTCCAGCACTGGAGTGATATGTTAGTGGGTGTCAACGGATTTTCCGGACTCAGCGCTGTCAAGGAGTCGGCATGAACCTTGTCACAGTGGCTGATATGGTCGCCCAGATCCTCAAACAACCGGCTCAGGTACAGGCTTTAGCGGGCGATGACTGGACATTAAGCTATGGTGAGTTGCGAGAACTGGTTGCCTGCTGCCTTGCTCAGCTCAAGACATTTGAAGTTCAACCGAATGAGTGTGTGGCCATCTATGGGGATGATCCTCGGTTAAGTACGGCAGGTGTGTTGAGTGCGCTACTGATGGGATGTCCTTTTGTGTGCCTGGATACCCGTTTCCCGGTGGCTCGCAAGCAGCATATGCTGGCACGTAGTCAGGTGCGGGTATTATTTTACAGTCAGAATGACCCTCAATTGGGTGTCGCGGGTTGCAAAATTGCCCTGTCTTGCAATCAGGCACCTGCTGCGCTCTGTGTGCATACACCCTCAGCAGACACTATAAATAACGAAAAACAGCATGTTGCTTATCATGTGTACACTTCCGGCAGTACTGGACTGCCCAAAGGCATTAGCATTTCGCGCCACAGCCTGGCTCAGCAGATCCAGGCCGCACGGCAACAATATCAGCTCACACCGGATAATCGTGCGTTGTGTATTTTATCCAGTGCGACCGACGCGTTTTTACAGCAGCTGCTGATGTTTCTCTCTGCCGGTGCCTGTGTGTACTTTACACAGCGTACAGTCCTTGACCCGGCAGAGTTTGCGGCTGTATGTATCTCACACAATATCACCCATATTGACGTACCACCTAGCCTGCTGGCAACTTTTCTGGCCGATCCCCGGGCGCAAGACTGGTTTTCGGACATGGCACTCAGCACGGTGATTCTTGGCGGAGAGGAGTTCAGCCACAATATAGTGCGCCACTGGGAGCGGCTAAACCTGTTTGAACGCGTGGCGCTTTATAACGAATATGGTCCGTCTGAGGCCACAGTGACATCCTGTTTGCACCGCGTTACTCGTCAGGACCTGCAACGGCAAAGAGTACCCATTGGCCGTCCGTCGGCAGGCAGTATCTTGTTGATCGTTGACGCTCAGAATCGGCCAGCCAAAGAAGGGGAATTGTTAATTGGGGGAGAGGGCCTGGCTTTAGAGTACCTGGCTGAGCCACAAAAAACGGCCGATAAGTTTATAACGATGCAGCGGTTAGGCCGTACGCAGCGCTTCTATCGAAGTGGCGATTTGGTCAAGCGGGACGAACAAGGGCTTATCACTTATCTGGGTCGCCAAGACAATCAAGTGAACTTACTGGGACATCGGATAGAGCTTGAAGGTATCGAAGCGGTACTGGATCAATATCCTGGCGTACAGAGTTCAGCGGTACTGGCTGTTGGTAGTGAACTGATAGCCTTTGTTGCCGGAGCGCTTAATGGCACACACACACCTAAGCTACGCAAGGCGTTGCGCCACTCTTTGCCTGACTATATGCTGCCGGCACGGTTCTACTATTACTCTCAGCTGCCAACCACCGCCATTGGTAAAATTGATAAGCAGGCTTTACAGCGGACCGCTCAGCACCGGTATGCGCAAGCTTCCAAGGTCGCATCTGTGTCTGAACTCATTGCACACAGTCTAAATATACCGCGTGCCGAGCTTGCCATGTTTAAAGGGTACAAGGAACAGGGAGGCGATTCACTCAAAGCGTTGGCATTGCAGCTGCGTGCCAAACAACACGGCTGGACCTTGTCTTTGTCTCAATTGCTAAATGATACGCCACTGGCTCAGTTAGAACACAATGAACATACCAACAAACTGCTTTTCTCACCTGAGCTGCTCAATTACGCTTTGCCGAATAAATTGGCCATGATCTATGTTGAGCAGATCGCCCGCTGGCAAGTGTGCTCTGTATTGTTTACCCGCCAGCAGATCAGTAGTGTCAAGGTGCATCAGGTTGCGCGGATCTTACTGCGTAAGTATCCCACGCTGAGGCTGCGCTTTAATGTGAAAGAGATGACACAGTCTATCAGTAAAGGGGCTTTACACCTGACCGGTGTGCTTGACGTGACCAGTTTTGATGACTTTAAACGACAGGCCTGCGATGCATTTAAGTCCCGTCTCGCGGAATCTTCTTTGCACGAACAGTTAGTGACCATTGCCAGCTATCGCAGTCGCTACGGTCATATTGTGGCTGTGGGAGTGAACCATCTGCTGGTCGACGATATCAGCCTTCAGGTGCTCAGTAATGATCTGGACAGCCTATTGCATGCGCCGCGACAGTTTGACAGACAACGAGACTGGGCGTTGCTGCATTGGCAGCAGCAGTGGCATTGTGCAGTAATGGCAGGCCGGTTTGATGAAGATCTTGTTTACTGGCGTCGCGCGCTCAGTGGCAAAGGGACTTTTTGTCAGGAAGCAGAGCGCAAACTCAGGCAGTTGGACAGGCTACAATCAGTCAGTAGCCAGACTAAACTAGGGGATCCGGAACAGATCGCTGCCCTGACGTCACGGCTTGCTCAGCAGGGTCAGTCTCTGCAGACTGTTCTTTGTGCGGCGCTGGCTCATAGTTACCGAGCGTGCACAGCAGAAAAGTCTATGGTGGTGGCGCTGGAAAACAACGGCAGACAACCTTTAAATGATCTGGAGCACGGAATCACCGTTGAAGTAGGTCAGGCTGTTGGCTGGTTTGCTCAAAGCGCCCCTTTGTTGCTACATAGCCGTGAATCTTTTGAAGCACAGTTAGAAACAACCTGCGCGGACTTACTTGCACCTCCCGTGGGCGGGCACAGTTATGGCTGGTTGAGTTTATTCAGTGAGGACCCGCCTTTTAAAGCACTTGTTCAAACTCAGGCACCAAGAATTTCGCTGGCTTTTGCCAGTCATATTGAACTGCCTGAGCAGCAATTGTTTGCTCAGCCAAGGCTTGGCTTGAGTGCAACCGATTGGCTCAAAGACGAAGACGTTTTTTCCTTTGGGCAACTCTATCACTGGTTGCAGATCCGATTTGTGCGTGAGCAAGAAGGCGGTTTGATGGTAGAATTAAAAAGTGATGCCGGTATTGTAAGTCAGTGTTGGCTTGACGCGCTCTCAGCGCATTTGGTCAAGGCCTTTAAGCAATTGAGCTTTGGATAACCCTTATTTGCCAGAGCTGAACGCTTTGATTTATTGCTTAAAATTAGGGTCATCGCTTAAATAGCATGTTATGGTCTAAGCTGGTAAGTGTTGTGTGAGGGGAATATGCGCTTGTTTCGCCATTGTTTTAGCATTTTGCTGGCCACTATCGTGTGCCTGACGCCATATATAGCCTTTGCACAATCCTGCGATCAAACGGTCACTGTCAGTGCCAGCGACAACTGGCCACCATACTCTTATCGAGTGGGTGAGCAGTATCACGGCCTGGACATTGAGATACTGGAGCTGGTACTGAACAATGCCAATTTATGTTGGCGCTATGTGACTTTTCCCTCTTCAAGCCGGGCCTTTGAGGAATTTAGAAAAGGCAAAGTCGATGTGATTTTTGCAGCCAGCTTCACACAGGAGCGACGCAAGTTTTCAGAGTTTAGTGTGCCGTACCGGGATGAAGTCATGCAATTGTTTCGCCACGCGGATAACCCCCTGAGCCCGCAACATGCATTTGCGCCAACCCTGCACTTTTTGACTAAGTCGCTTGTGGCTGTGAATCGTGGCAGTGTTTACGGCGAAGCATTTTCTCGCGTTGCCCAGCAGTGTCCGGATTGTGTGGTTGACATCAACTTAGCGACAGAGCGTTTTGATTTGCTGGTGCGAAAGCGTGTTGATTATGCAGTGGAAGATTTGTTCACCGGCATTTACCTGATCAACCGTGAGCCCTATAACGCACATGTCAGAGCAAGTCGTTTAACCGTACATAAAAACCCGGTACATTACATGATCCGTCCGGGTCTGTTCAGCGAAAAGCGGCTACAGCAGTTCAACCTGGCCATCGAACGCAATCAGGCTGCCATCGATGAACTGATTGATCTGCATTTCCAGCGTTTGTTATCTGGCTCTGTGCAAGCTAAGCCATAAATGCTTTGTGCGCAGGTCGGCGCATAAGGTATTCATACTCGTCTTCATCATAGGTCTTGAAGCCCAGAGAAAGGTACAAACGACGCGCCGGGTTGTGTTTGAGTACTGTCAGGATAAAGGGATTATTGGGGTATTGCTCAAATAAGTACTTGAGTGTGCTGCGGCCAAGCCCTTGCTTCTGGAATTCAGGCGCAATTTGTAGTTGCATGATGTCCACCTGTTCATTTACCAGCCTAAATTTGAGTGTCCCGACCACCATCTTATCAATGATCAGCAAATGGGAGCAGGCATAATCTTCTTCCAGCCGACACAAGTGTGCCTCGTCACTGAGGAAAATGCCTGCCTGCTCAAGATGCTCTACCATGGTTTGCAGGCGAAGCTGTAACAGAAAAGGTTTGTCGGCATTGCTGGCTTGCTTTAATTCTATCTCCATATTCCCTCACTATTGTCTGGTCTGTCGCTCAGAGCTTGTTTGCACCTCGCCGGCCGCACTTCGTCGCCCTGAAACTCAAGATGGGAAATTGATAGTGCTATTGCTTATCTAATCCCAATGCTTTTCGGGTTGCAAGGGGAAATTGTTCAAAGAAACAAAACTTTAATGAACCTGAAAATCGGGCGTTGAGGCATTCATAACAAATGGTCTGCAGTGCAATACGCAGCTCATCAGCGACTATATTTTGTGCTTTGTAGTTGAATGTCTGGGTGTAAAACCGTACCATAATTGCAAATGATAACGATTAGTATAAATATGAGTTTTATTGAAATTATTCCTCTATGGCTGTCTGCACTGAGTTTATATCTCGGCAGTGAACGGCAAACCCTGATTTCCAGAGCATGGCCCAAGCCGTTGGCTGGGTTTAGTGCGCTCTCTTTGTTTATTCTCGGGATCGTAACATTCAGTTTTGATTACCCCTGGGTATCGTCAATGCTGGCGGCTTTGGTGGTGTTTATGCTGAGTTTGTTTACGGTTACCATCAGCTCGGGTTACTCGAAAGCACGCACCTTCTCAATAACCGCGGCGTTGTGCCTGGTGAGTTTACTTTTCGGAGGGGCAAGTTATGTGGCCTAGAACATTAATTGGATTGTTCATCGGTTTATTTTTGTCAGTCTCTTTGGTACTGAACTTAAACTTATTGCTTCCTTTTGCTGAAGGAACCAGGCTGCTGATTGGTTTGATTTTGGCATTTCCCATTTGGGCGGGCTGCATCGTATGGGCATATGCTTATCCATCAGCGTGGAAATCTTTTAAGGCGCTCATGCTTATGTTTGTGCCGTCCGTCATACTTAATACAACTCTGATGATGCTAAGGTAGGCAATGACGATGAATAATCAGACGTTAAAATCACTCACGAATGCACATGCCTGGGTTGGGCTTATCATTTCCACTGTCCTGTTTGTGATCTTTTTTGCAGGCGCAATCTCGTTGTTTAAGGCCAATATCACCAGCTGGGAACGCACCCCTTTGTTGATCGATGTCAAGGCCGCAACAGGCACGCCAGCGTTCGACAAAGCGTTGGCAACCATCGAAGAGCAATACCAAGTGGAAATGCATGGCGGCTTTTTCATCTTTCCCCCGGACGAACACAATCCTTATATCGAAATTGGTTTTGAAAGCGAGTTAGCACAGCCGGATCCAGTGACCGGCGAAGATCATGAACATCACACGTTGTTGTTTGACGCAACCTCGGGAGAGCTGGTCGGGGACAGTCATGAATATAACTACGCCGAGTTCGTCTATTTGCTTCATTACAACCTTGGGCTGGACCGCCCGGGTTTGTACTTTGTGGGCTTAGTGACCTTGTTTTTCTTTGTCGCGATACTCAGCGGTATTGTGATTCATTGGCGGAAGTTGTTCAGTAAGTTCTTTCAATACCGTAAAGACGGCAAAAAAGACAAATGGCTGGATGCGCACAACCTCATTGGCACTATGGGTTTGCCGATGCATATTATGTACGCCTTTACTGGTTTGGTATTCAACCTGGTGATTATTTATCAGATCTCTTATGCCGTGATTTTGTATCAGGGTAATCAGGATGCTTTACTTGATGCCGCCGGATTCGACCAGCCTCACCTGGAAGAAGTAGATAAGCGCATGGCCATGACAGGCGTAGACGATATGTACCGGCGCGCGATGGCCACTATGGGCGATGTAACACTAGAGCGCATAAGCATAGAGCACTATGGTGATGAGAGTGCCATTTTGGTATTTGCGGCAACCAGCAATGACGACTTTTCTCTTTGGCGCGAAGTGCGCTATCTGATGAGTAGTCAGGAGCAAATTTACCTGACGATGGACAATTACGACAATGCAGTACGTGGTGGCTTATCAACCATTGCGAGTTTGCATTTTGGTGATTTTGCCGGCTATGGCATGCGTATGGCCTTTTTCTTGTTTGGCCTGGCAACAGCGTATTTGATTATCACAGGTAATTTAATGTGGATCGACAAGCGTGCCAAGCAACGTAAGCAAAGTGCACGTAGTCTGAACTTTGTCAGACGTCTAACCTCTGGTGGTTTTATCGGGGTTGTTTTGGCGACGGCAGTAGGCTTTGTTTTGGCGAGAGTATTACCTGTAGAGCAGCTTGGCAGAGCGGACTTAATTGAACGCAGCTTTTACGCCGTGTGGATCGCCAGCATCGTCATCGCTCAACTGTTTGCCAATCAAAAGTTATTCTGTAAAGGGCTACTCGGTATATGTGCTGCATTGTTTGCTCTGGTCGCAGTTGCAGACTGGACCTTGATGTATGGTGTTTCCAGCCAGCTTGAAGGGAGTGTGTTACGCGACGTTTTACTGGTAGATGCTATCTTACTGTTATTGTCTGCAATCTGTGTTGGGGCTATGAAACGGGTTTATGCAGGCGAGAAACAGGTGGCACCCACAGACGTGGAGCCCATCGCCTCCCAGGCATAACTCACAAAGAAAGGCGCTGTCACAGCGCCTTTTTTGTGCCTAAAAGGTAGCCTTGCTGTCGTCATCATCACAAGACATCGTACGCAGCTTTATTTAGAGACAGCTAACAGGGCAGGTATCAGGACCTAGCGGGTTCTTTCTGCGTTGACTGTCTAATTGTATTTCCAGCGTGTCAGAGAGCTTAACGTTTAAAGAAGCCGAATGTGTGGTGTAGCCCAGTGAATTACCAGAGACTGAAATACGGACTGACTGCCCACTGATGATGTGTCGAATCGCATCTTTTGCCTTTACGCCTAAATCTTCACCGCCATAGAAAAACTCACCGCTCGGGATCGCTTTATCCAGAGAGAAAATAGTCCGAGAGCCAGTTAGTTTATCACTGTTAATGGCACCATAAACCATGCTAGATAGCTTTGACTCAACGAAGTTATCTATCAGGTTCGACAAGCCTGGAATGCTGATCCCTAAAAAGCGGGTTTCAAAATC from the Pseudoalteromonas sp. R3 genome contains:
- a CDS encoding amino acid adenylation domain-containing protein → MNLVTVADMVAQILKQPAQVQALAGDDWTLSYGELRELVACCLAQLKTFEVQPNECVAIYGDDPRLSTAGVLSALLMGCPFVCLDTRFPVARKQHMLARSQVRVLFYSQNDPQLGVAGCKIALSCNQAPAALCVHTPSADTINNEKQHVAYHVYTSGSTGLPKGISISRHSLAQQIQAARQQYQLTPDNRALCILSSATDAFLQQLLMFLSAGACVYFTQRTVLDPAEFAAVCISHNITHIDVPPSLLATFLADPRAQDWFSDMALSTVILGGEEFSHNIVRHWERLNLFERVALYNEYGPSEATVTSCLHRVTRQDLQRQRVPIGRPSAGSILLIVDAQNRPAKEGELLIGGEGLALEYLAEPQKTADKFITMQRLGRTQRFYRSGDLVKRDEQGLITYLGRQDNQVNLLGHRIELEGIEAVLDQYPGVQSSAVLAVGSELIAFVAGALNGTHTPKLRKALRHSLPDYMLPARFYYYSQLPTTAIGKIDKQALQRTAQHRYAQASKVASVSELIAHSLNIPRAELAMFKGYKEQGGDSLKALALQLRAKQHGWTLSLSQLLNDTPLAQLEHNEHTNKLLFSPELLNYALPNKLAMIYVEQIARWQVCSVLFTRQQISSVKVHQVARILLRKYPTLRLRFNVKEMTQSISKGALHLTGVLDVTSFDDFKRQACDAFKSRLAESSLHEQLVTIASYRSRYGHIVAVGVNHLLVDDISLQVLSNDLDSLLHAPRQFDRQRDWALLHWQQQWHCAVMAGRFDEDLVYWRRALSGKGTFCQEAERKLRQLDRLQSVSSQTKLGDPEQIAALTSRLAQQGQSLQTVLCAALAHSYRACTAEKSMVVALENNGRQPLNDLEHGITVEVGQAVGWFAQSAPLLLHSRESFEAQLETTCADLLAPPVGGHSYGWLSLFSEDPPFKALVQTQAPRISLAFASHIELPEQQLFAQPRLGLSATDWLKDEDVFSFGQLYHWLQIRFVREQEGGLMVELKSDAGIVSQCWLDALSAHLVKAFKQLSFG
- a CDS encoding PepSY-associated TM helix domain-containing protein; its protein translation is MTMNNQTLKSLTNAHAWVGLIISTVLFVIFFAGAISLFKANITSWERTPLLIDVKAATGTPAFDKALATIEEQYQVEMHGGFFIFPPDEHNPYIEIGFESELAQPDPVTGEDHEHHTLLFDATSGELVGDSHEYNYAEFVYLLHYNLGLDRPGLYFVGLVTLFFFVAILSGIVIHWRKLFSKFFQYRKDGKKDKWLDAHNLIGTMGLPMHIMYAFTGLVFNLVIIYQISYAVILYQGNQDALLDAAGFDQPHLEEVDKRMAMTGVDDMYRRAMATMGDVTLERISIEHYGDESAILVFAATSNDDFSLWREVRYLMSSQEQIYLTMDNYDNAVRGGLSTIASLHFGDFAGYGMRMAFFLFGLATAYLIITGNLMWIDKRAKQRKQSARSLNFVRRLTSGGFIGVVLATAVGFVLARVLPVEQLGRADLIERSFYAVWIASIVIAQLFANQKLFCKGLLGICAALFALVAVADWTLMYGVSSQLEGSVLRDVLLVDAILLLLSAICVGAMKRVYAGEKQVAPTDVEPIASQA
- a CDS encoding DUF1796 family putative cysteine peptidase, with amino-acid sequence MSNPLSVRAGNPYIAGNYSRVHSLGMDCRPRHLTRQLGLGCRRGPFDWIGGRSVADLDRALQTRCKEVLLLENLTPYEPDCKEYRKYADPSAGYLSAHDFALENHDLAREYPIFREKFDGICERFFTELASLDSVLFFLSVAMEEHADWQFETPDEILSNTLALKATLEQVCPNAKVGLLVATFHDELSEHSRPGLAFTRKYTFDNDEPWMEGRELQHWSDMLVGVNGFSGLSAVKESA
- a CDS encoding GNAT family N-acetyltransferase, with the protein product MEIELKQASNADKPFLLQLRLQTMVEHLEQAGIFLSDEAHLCRLEEDYACSHLLIIDKMVVGTLKFRLVNEQVDIMQLQIAPEFQKQGLGRSTLKYLFEQYPNNPFILTVLKHNPARRLYLSLGFKTYDEDEYEYLMRRPAHKAFMA
- a CDS encoding transporter substrate-binding domain-containing protein; the encoded protein is MRLFRHCFSILLATIVCLTPYIAFAQSCDQTVTVSASDNWPPYSYRVGEQYHGLDIEILELVLNNANLCWRYVTFPSSSRAFEEFRKGKVDVIFAASFTQERRKFSEFSVPYRDEVMQLFRHADNPLSPQHAFAPTLHFLTKSLVAVNRGSVYGEAFSRVAQQCPDCVVDINLATERFDLLVRKRVDYAVEDLFTGIYLINREPYNAHVRASRLTVHKNPVHYMIRPGLFSEKRLQQFNLAIERNQAAIDELIDLHFQRLLSGSVQAKP